The following are from one region of the Halarcobacter sp. genome:
- the trmD gene encoding tRNA (guanosine(37)-N1)-methyltransferase TrmD, whose amino-acid sequence MKFTFVTLFPNLIEPYFYDSILKRAIDSEFLSYEFYNPRDYTKNKHLKVDSPMVGGGAGMLMNCQPLFDCLDEIKSKNEDAYIIFPLAAAKPFRQNDAKRLAKKKNLVFVSGRYEGIDERVIEKYANEVFSIGEFILTGGELPSLVMADAIARNVDGVLGNADSLTMESYENNLLEAPSFSKPENFENLSVIKEFLKGNHSKIADLKNNLAICKTKYFRPGLITRKKTK is encoded by the coding sequence ATGAAATTTACATTTGTGACATTATTTCCAAACTTGATAGAGCCATATTTTTATGATTCTATATTAAAAAGAGCGATTGATTCAGAATTTTTAAGTTATGAGTTTTATAATCCAAGAGATTACACAAAAAACAAACACTTAAAAGTAGATTCACCAATGGTTGGTGGCGGGGCAGGGATGCTTATGAATTGTCAACCACTTTTTGATTGTTTAGATGAGATAAAAAGTAAAAATGAAGATGCTTATATTATCTTTCCCTTAGCAGCAGCAAAACCTTTTAGACAAAATGATGCTAAAAGATTAGCAAAGAAAAAAAATTTAGTTTTTGTAAGTGGAAGATATGAGGGAATTGATGAGAGAGTTATAGAAAAATATGCTAATGAAGTATTTTCTATAGGAGAATTTATACTTACAGGTGGAGAATTGCCATCTTTAGTTATGGCTGATGCCATTGCTAGGAATGTTGATGGTGTTCTTGGAAATGCTGATTCTTTAACTATGGAAAGCTATGAAAACAATCTTTTAGAAGCCCCATCTTTTTCAAAACCTGAAAATTTTGAAAATTTAAGTGTAATTAAAGAATTCTTAAAGGGAAATCATAGTAAAATTGCCGACCTAAAAAACAATCTGGCTATTTGCAAAACAAAATATTTTAGACCAGGATTGATTACAAGAAAAAAAACAAAATAG
- the rplS gene encoding 50S ribosomal protein L19, producing the protein MKNRYIASFEAAQLAEKEIPQFRAGDTVRLGVEIKEGEKKRVQTYEGVVIARSGNGVDATFTVRKIGANSVGVERIFPLYSESIKTFEVIRRGKVRRAKLHYLRGLTGKKAKIKELRK; encoded by the coding sequence ATGAAAAATAGATATATTGCGAGCTTTGAAGCAGCGCAACTTGCAGAAAAAGAGATTCCACAGTTTAGAGCAGGTGATACTGTTAGACTTGGTGTTGAGATTAAAGAAGGTGAGAAGAAGAGAGTTCAAACTTACGAAGGTGTAGTTATTGCTAGAAGCGGAAACGGTGTAGATGCTACATTTACAGTAAGAAAAATCGGAGCTAACTCTGTTGGTGTAGAGAGAATTTTCCCTCTATATTCTGAATCTATCAAAACTTTTGAGGTAATCAGAAGAGGTAAAGTAAGAAGAGCTAAATTACACTACCTAAGAGGTCTTACTGGTAAAAAAGCTAAGATTAAAGAACTTAGAAAATAA
- a CDS encoding nucleoside phosphorylase, whose product MSKTFIHTALLSEAQALINSLKLKQDNSVQNLPKNSKLFKDEDEKYLLIVSGMGKENCINSLEYVYENYKISKAINIGIAGCSDSSVKIGTLFCTNRLLPNINFAPITTVDEPLEDDENLETLLVDMEAKYFLETSKKYCDNLFCFKVVSDYLEIEIPKKSFVIELIEKTKQSWKKYL is encoded by the coding sequence ATGTCTAAGACATTTATCCACACAGCCTTACTATCAGAAGCACAAGCATTAATTAACTCTTTAAAACTAAAACAGGATAATTCTGTCCAAAATCTACCTAAAAACAGTAAACTATTTAAAGATGAAGATGAAAAATATTTATTAATAGTATCTGGTATGGGGAAAGAGAATTGCATAAACTCTTTAGAATATGTTTATGAAAACTACAAAATATCAAAAGCTATTAATATTGGAATTGCTGGGTGTAGCGATTCATCAGTCAAAATTGGAACACTATTTTGTACAAATAGACTGCTTCCAAATATAAATTTTGCTCCAATTACAACAGTAGATGAACCTTTGGAAGATGATGAAAATCTAGAAACACTTTTAGTGGATATGGAAGCAAAATATTTTTTGGAAACTTCAAAAAAGTATTGTGATAATCTTTTTTGTTTTAAAGTTGTTTCTGATTATCTGGAGATAGAAATCCCTAAAAAATCCTTTGTGATTGAGCTTATTGAAAAAACAAAACAAAGCTGGAAAAAGTATTTATGA
- a CDS encoding spore photoproduct lyase family protein, whose translation MTYKEKFEESLPKTNFKNLSFENQEFITKIAFLYEFSFQELKQIIDFAIDFNMWHEPDISKLFNEEYANRKNAFNDIRKKWENFRSKPNSYKNFSKDLYKDDVRKFSFTKFEGEKTALGSCPVASANTRCCNLLTLDAVQSCGFDCSYCSIQSFYNQDKIGFDVNFKKNLENLKLDPNQTYHIGTGQSSDSLMWGNKEGILDALFEFARKNPNVILEFKTKSNNIKYFLENEVPKNIICTWSLNTQTIIDNEEHLAASLNQRIEAAKKVSDKGVLVGFHFHPIVHYENYLEEYEEVYKTLIDTFDSKKVALVSLGTLTFIKPVINKIRSRKFKSKILQMPLTDANGKQSYPLEIKREMFKHAYDTFKPWHQDVYFYMCMEDESLWKDVFGYEYSSNNQMEEFMKMSYMGKIYKNNTL comes from the coding sequence ATGACTTATAAAGAAAAGTTTGAGGAATCTCTTCCTAAAACAAACTTCAAAAACCTTAGTTTTGAAAATCAAGAGTTTATTACAAAAATTGCATTTCTTTATGAGTTTTCTTTCCAAGAATTAAAACAGATAATAGACTTCGCAATTGATTTTAATATGTGGCATGAACCTGATATCTCTAAGCTTTTTAACGAAGAGTATGCAAATAGAAAAAATGCTTTTAACGATATAAGAAAAAAGTGGGAAAATTTTAGGTCAAAACCAAACTCATATAAAAACTTTTCAAAAGATTTGTATAAAGATGATGTAAGAAAGTTTTCATTTACTAAATTTGAAGGTGAAAAAACTGCTTTAGGTTCTTGCCCTGTTGCAAGTGCTAACACTAGATGTTGTAATTTACTTACATTAGATGCAGTTCAATCTTGTGGTTTTGATTGTTCATATTGTTCTATTCAATCTTTTTACAATCAAGATAAAATAGGTTTTGATGTAAACTTTAAAAAGAATCTTGAAAATCTAAAATTAGACCCAAATCAAACTTATCATATAGGAACAGGGCAAAGTTCAGATTCACTTATGTGGGGAAATAAAGAGGGGATTTTAGATGCCTTATTTGAGTTTGCAAGAAAAAATCCAAATGTAATACTTGAATTTAAAACAAAATCAAACAACATAAAATACTTTTTAGAAAATGAAGTTCCTAAAAACATAATTTGTACTTGGTCTTTAAATACACAAACTATAATTGACAATGAAGAACATCTAGCAGCAAGTTTAAACCAAAGAATCGAAGCAGCAAAAAAAGTAAGCGATAAAGGTGTTTTAGTAGGTTTTCACTTTCACCCAATAGTTCACTATGAAAACTATTTAGAAGAGTATGAAGAGGTTTATAAAACTCTTATTGATACTTTTGATTCAAAAAAAGTAGCCTTGGTTTCACTTGGAACTTTAACCTTTATAAAACCAGTTATAAACAAAATAAGAAGTAGAAAGTTTAAATCAAAAATCCTACAAATGCCACTAACAGATGCAAATGGAAAACAGTCTTATCCATTAGAAATAAAAAGAGAGATGTTCAAACATGCATATGACACTTTCAAACCTTGGCATCAAGATGTATATTTTTATATGTGTATGGAAGATGAATCTTTATGGAAAGATGTATTTGGTTATGAATACTCAAGCAATAATCAAATGGAAGAGTTTATGAAGATGAGTTATATGGGGAAGATATACAAAAATAATACTTTGTAG
- a CDS encoding metallophosphoesterase family protein, with amino-acid sequence MKILHTTDLHFNKNWFEWLIKQQNNYDVFCITGDFLEDSKNETLLEQIEWITNWMKKFKKPLFICSGNHDIEELENEDWFSKISNVYSDNTIKIIDGIKFGCIPYIAPEFYEYDECDVILYHLPPSYTKTAIHNKTNEDWGDNEFYRNIKNGVLSPKVILCGHMHHPIDIIDKINNTMIYNTGVDKKKDIPNHFCIEI; translated from the coding sequence ATGAAAATACTACATACAACAGATTTACACTTTAATAAAAATTGGTTTGAATGGTTAATTAAACAACAAAACAATTATGATGTATTTTGTATCACTGGTGATTTTTTGGAAGATTCAAAAAATGAAACACTCTTAGAACAGATAGAGTGGATAACAAATTGGATGAAAAAATTTAAGAAACCTTTGTTTATTTGCAGTGGTAATCATGATATAGAAGAGTTGGAAAATGAAGATTGGTTTAGTAAAATTTCAAATGTGTATAGCGATAATACAATAAAAATAATTGATGGCATAAAATTTGGATGTATTCCTTATATAGCACCAGAATTTTATGAATATGATGAATGTGACGTGATTTTATACCATTTACCACCCTCTTATACAAAAACAGCAATACACAATAAAACGAATGAAGATTGGGGAGATAATGAGTTTTATAGAAATATAAAAAATGGTGTACTATCACCAAAAGTTATACTTTGTGGTCATATGCATCATCCAATAGATATTATTGATAAAATAAATAATACTATGATTTATAATACAGGTGTTGACAAGAAAAAAGATATTCCAAACCATTTTTGTATTGAAATTTGA
- a CDS encoding PD-(D/E)XK nuclease family protein has protein sequence MSNDKNEYEQLEEFIFNDEVQNTLSEISDNVMDFNILEITGMGTQEVKHSNILGWLFDDSEHNLEYLILEDFLKKVVDENNNKKIESLKHYLYLPKNKNRDITVFREKDYIDLLIVDEANKFVITIENKLYASERVEDGGGGQLNDYERIINEKYSDEYTKYFIFLTINLEEPTRNNWLKASHTMVANTIENILKSKDISVKTKILLESYIDLMKRRGIVEDKKLEELCEKIWLNKDYAEALNILIQHKTTITKKFYEDKLDDEFDFKDDSVFIKLESTDKIYEILDLNWDDIEETIFDISCEYENEDIVLYFSHRALYNEDMNEDIQNICNKIKNKKSKKYEEIKRYTIDDFVNKGEKFVIDDMKETINRIDTTLLSMLNKLN, from the coding sequence ATGAGTAATGATAAAAATGAATATGAACAGTTAGAAGAATTTATTTTTAACGATGAAGTACAAAATACATTATCTGAAATAAGTGATAATGTAATGGATTTTAATATACTTGAAATTACAGGTATGGGTACACAAGAAGTTAAACATTCTAATATTTTAGGTTGGTTATTTGATGATAGTGAACATAATTTAGAATATCTAATTTTAGAAGATTTTTTGAAAAAAGTAGTCGATGAAAATAATAATAAAAAAATTGAGTCACTAAAACATTATTTGTATCTACCAAAAAATAAAAATAGAGATATTACAGTTTTTAGAGAAAAAGATTATATTGATTTACTTATTGTCGATGAAGCAAATAAATTTGTTATAACGATAGAAAATAAATTATATGCAAGTGAAAGAGTTGAAGATGGCGGTGGTGGGCAGCTTAATGACTATGAAAGAATAATAAATGAAAAATATTCAGATGAATACACTAAGTATTTCATTTTCTTAACTATTAATCTTGAAGAACCTACTAGAAACAACTGGTTAAAAGCAAGTCATACGATGGTTGCAAATACAATTGAAAACATTTTAAAATCAAAAGATATTTCTGTAAAAACTAAAATATTGTTAGAAAGCTATATAGATTTAATGAAAAGGAGAGGTATTGTGGAAGATAAAAAACTAGAAGAATTATGTGAAAAAATTTGGTTGAATAAAGATTATGCTGAAGCTTTAAATATTTTAATTCAACATAAAACAACTATCACAAAAAAATTTTATGAAGATAAACTTGATGATGAATTTGATTTTAAGGATGATTCGGTTTTTATAAAATTAGAAAGTACAGATAAAATATATGAAATATTAGACTTAAATTGGGATGACATAGAAGAAACAATATTTGATATTTCTTGTGAATATGAAAATGAAGATATAGTTTTATATTTTTCACATCGTGCATTATATAATGAAGATATGAATGAAGATATACAAAATATTTGTAATAAAATCAAAAATAAGAAATCTAAAAAATATGAAGAAATAAAAAGGTACACAATTGATGATTTTGTTAATAAAGGGGAAAAATTTGTCATTGATGACATGAAAGAAACTATTAATAGAATTGATACAACATTATTATCTATGTTAAATAAGCTAAATTAA
- a CDS encoding methyltransferase domain-containing protein, translated as MNSHAVKEAFEKAMQLQKSGSTTQAITIYEDILFEDKTNFEANFEIGNCHKTNKNYNKALFYLKEASKANTECYTCHFNMAQIYDKLCKYEFSLFHLEKVMKVCPEFYEALFSIAQCYRKMKNEGKMYEYLKRTLAKLPEHPGANHLLASLNEETSSEYSSLYARDLFDRYAGHFEEHLVSSLKYQVPFIIKEKLFSLNSSKDSKILDLGCGTGLLGKTIVESFPNLVGVDISSNMIDETRKKDIYSELHTNDIHKFLLESVKEYDLIIAADVFIYIGALKTIFSSIKKTINSDSHFIFTIELLDELEKESFQLGKSGRFSHTIKYIESLCKDFGFELIDKEEIILREENKIGQKGAIFILKTCDI; from the coding sequence ATGAATTCACATGCTGTTAAAGAAGCTTTTGAAAAAGCTATGCAACTTCAAAAATCTGGATCAACTACACAAGCAATAACAATTTATGAAGATATTTTGTTTGAGGATAAAACTAATTTTGAAGCAAATTTTGAAATTGGTAATTGTCATAAAACTAATAAAAACTACAATAAGGCGCTTTTTTATTTAAAAGAAGCTAGTAAGGCTAATACTGAGTGTTATACTTGCCATTTTAATATGGCACAAATCTATGATAAACTTTGTAAATATGAGTTTTCACTTTTTCATTTGGAAAAGGTTATGAAAGTTTGTCCTGAGTTTTATGAAGCTCTTTTTTCTATAGCTCAATGTTATAGAAAAATGAAAAATGAAGGAAAAATGTATGAGTATCTAAAAAGAACTCTTGCAAAACTACCAGAACATCCAGGAGCAAACCATCTTTTAGCATCTTTAAATGAAGAGACTAGCAGTGAATACTCATCTTTGTATGCAAGAGACCTTTTTGATAGATATGCTGGACATTTTGAGGAACATCTTGTTAGTTCTCTAAAGTATCAAGTTCCTTTTATCATAAAAGAAAAATTATTCTCATTAAACTCTTCAAAAGATTCTAAAATATTAGATTTAGGTTGTGGTACGGGGTTATTAGGTAAAACTATTGTTGAATCTTTTCCAAACTTAGTTGGTGTTGATATATCTTCAAATATGATAGATGAAACAAGAAAAAAAGATATATATTCTGAACTTCATACAAATGATATTCATAAATTTCTTTTAGAAAGTGTTAAAGAATACGATTTAATCATAGCTGCTGATGTATTTATATATATTGGGGCTTTAAAAACTATTTTCTCGAGCATTAAAAAAACTATAAATAGTGATAGCCATTTTATCTTCACAATAGAGCTTTTAGATGAACTTGAAAAGGAAAGTTTCCAATTGGGAAAAAGTGGAAGGTTTTCTCATACTATAAAATATATAGAATCATTGTGCAAAGATTTTGGTTTTGAGCTTATAGATAAAGAAGAGATTATCTTAAGAGAAGAGAATAAAATAGGGCAGAAGGGTGCTATTTTTATCTTAAAAACTTGTGATATTTAA
- a CDS encoding HAMP domain-containing sensor histidine kinase has translation MDFIKRINYTKNFTLLFILTGTSFAILIVFVIFSELKTYQYKSDKDKAQYEINLKKEKTLEFYEHFEKFLFTITTNRFFTSYINNPTNEHKKDLITLFETLSKHEKYITQLRYINNQGQEIVRIDKVKINTPIKLIEKNNLQNKKHRDYFIETMKKNKNEIFVSKLDLNIENKKIEIPYKPVLRFATPVFLDFNKQGIIVVNIFAQSLLNEISDSKSFDVDIYDQDKHILVSSNKKNWTRYLDNISNIKEKKYIYKDILIDTKNGEILYIGLTPKDSLNHFLELINKEIFFLILIVIFISFVLGKLLAIIPKKLFDELDKQQKILIQQSKIAAMGEMTSMLAHQWRQPLNAISVLMQEMQIKFERDILTKEEQKSITENIKHKLMYMSKTIDNFRDFLKPQKERKELNIIDLIDKSFSIVDIKLKNANIKYKILYNKDNYKNFIIKTFQDELEQVFINLLNNSIDAIQENTKEDEKKYIHVSIKLDKNQIIIKFEDSGKGIKNEVLENLFEPYSSTKLEKNGSGLGLYMSKIIIEKNMNGQIEVSNTKEGACFKLILNKE, from the coding sequence ATGGATTTTATAAAAAGAATAAATTATACAAAAAACTTTACTCTTTTATTTATTTTGACAGGTACAAGTTTTGCAATACTTATAGTATTTGTAATTTTTTCTGAACTTAAAACCTATCAATATAAAAGCGATAAAGATAAAGCTCAATATGAAATAAATCTAAAAAAAGAAAAAACTTTAGAGTTTTATGAGCATTTTGAAAAATTTCTTTTTACAATTACAACAAATAGATTTTTTACAAGCTATATAAATAATCCTACAAATGAACATAAAAAAGATTTAATAACCCTATTTGAAACCTTATCAAAACATGAAAAATATATTACCCAACTAAGATATATAAATAACCAAGGGCAAGAGATTGTAAGAATAGATAAAGTTAAAATAAATACACCAATAAAACTTATAGAAAAAAATAATTTACAAAATAAAAAACATAGAGACTATTTTATTGAAACTATGAAAAAAAATAAAAATGAAATCTTTGTTTCCAAATTAGATTTAAATATAGAAAATAAAAAAATAGAAATTCCATATAAACCTGTATTAAGATTTGCTACACCAGTTTTCTTGGATTTTAATAAACAAGGGATTATTGTAGTAAATATTTTTGCACAAAGTTTACTAAATGAAATATCAGATTCAAAATCTTTTGATGTTGACATTTATGACCAAGATAAACATATTTTAGTATCAAGCAATAAAAAAAATTGGACTAGATATTTAGATAATATCTCAAATATAAAAGAAAAAAAGTATATCTATAAAGATATACTAATTGATACTAAAAATGGTGAAATATTATATATAGGTTTAACACCAAAAGACTCATTAAATCACTTCTTAGAGCTAATAAACAAAGAGATATTCTTTCTCATACTGATTGTAATTTTTATATCATTTGTTTTAGGTAAACTTTTAGCAATAATTCCAAAAAAACTCTTTGATGAATTAGATAAACAACAAAAGATACTAATACAACAATCAAAAATAGCAGCAATGGGAGAAATGACCTCAATGCTTGCCCACCAATGGAGACAACCTTTAAACGCAATATCTGTTCTAATGCAAGAGATGCAAATAAAATTTGAAAGAGATATTTTAACTAAAGAGGAACAAAAAAGTATCACTGAAAATATAAAACACAAACTAATGTATATGTCAAAAACAATTGATAATTTTAGAGATTTTTTAAAACCGCAAAAAGAAAGAAAAGAGTTAAATATCATAGACCTAATTGATAAATCTTTTAGTATAGTTGATATCAAACTAAAAAATGCAAATATAAAATACAAAATCTTATACAACAAAGATAACTATAAAAATTTTATAATAAAAACTTTCCAAGATGAACTAGAACAAGTATTTATAAACCTACTAAATAACTCAATTGACGCTATACAAGAGAATACAAAAGAAGATGAAAAAAAATATATTCATGTATCAATAAAACTTGATAAAAATCAAATCATAATCAAATTTGAAGACAGTGGGAAAGGGATAAAAAATGAGGTTTTAGAAAATCTATTTGAACCATACAGCTCAACAAAACTTGAAAAAAATGGTTCAGGACTAGGGCTTTACATGAGTAAAATAATTATAGAAAAAAATATGAACGGACAAATAGAAGTTTCAAACACAAAAGAAGGAGCTTGTTTTAAACTCATTCTTAACAAAGAATAA
- a CDS encoding EAL domain-containing protein gives MPNIKHTKIKILYIEDDLVVQKSISNILKMIVSTVHCASNGEEAISILEKENYQLDIIITDIRMPKLNGLKLVEHLREKNLEIPVIITTAFNDIEYLKKAIELKIDKFIEKPIDLNSLLKEVEKIINIVTTKKELERKKIQLENYKKVINLTNYVVELTPDGQITSVSDNLKAFFKENLGFEIEFNNLFQVGQHYDYENEEIGSKDKIREVMFSKIMNFEIFSKDIVLNINKNFFTLNMTGFASYIEEDEIKTISIILKNLTDTLRKKNEKIEELYKDLVTELPNRHSLINYLNKEEKKASLVLVSLDNFKKYKQTYGFVFADNILKNLANEIKNYSLKIDSNKKTFYKLESSIFAIVVEINEDSTTNQIKEFAQKLIDYFDKYIVKIDKLTIDISVTIGSSTLGTTDLLLESFIALDAAYTSKSPYKCYKELKNPKDIYIKNITMQQKVKKALAKDLVVPYFQPIVDKNMNLIKYESLARVIDPDDNKNIISPYFFLDVVQDSKVYEIFTMTMIKKSIEASLLFKQSISINLSYEDITNPVIINYLEKVLKNHPYPITLEFLESEGLQDIEKTNNFCSIMKSYGAKIAIDDFGSGYSNYDYFFDVPLDVIKLDGSIVKRITDYKGYILIESIVSFAKKLDIKVIAEFVEDEIIFEKLKSLDVDYYQGYYFDKPKPLEEILKKT, from the coding sequence ATGCCAAATATAAAACACACAAAAATAAAAATACTTTATATTGAAGATGATTTAGTTGTTCAAAAATCAATTAGTAATATTTTGAAAATGATAGTTTCTACTGTCCATTGTGCTAGTAATGGAGAAGAAGCAATCAGTATTTTAGAAAAAGAGAATTATCAACTTGATATTATCATAACAGATATTAGAATGCCAAAACTAAACGGTTTAAAGCTTGTAGAACATTTAAGAGAAAAAAATCTAGAAATACCTGTTATCATCACAACTGCTTTTAATGACATAGAATACTTAAAAAAAGCCATTGAGTTAAAGATTGATAAATTTATAGAAAAACCTATAGATTTAAATAGTCTTTTAAAAGAAGTGGAAAAAATCATAAATATCGTTACAACAAAAAAAGAGCTTGAAAGAAAAAAAATACAGCTTGAAAACTACAAAAAAGTTATAAATTTAACAAATTATGTTGTTGAGCTTACACCAGATGGACAAATAACTTCAGTATCAGATAATCTAAAAGCTTTTTTCAAAGAAAATTTAGGTTTTGAGATAGAGTTTAATAACCTGTTTCAGGTTGGACAACATTACGATTATGAAAATGAAGAGATTGGTTCTAAAGATAAAATAAGAGAAGTGATGTTTTCAAAGATTATGAATTTTGAGATTTTTTCAAAAGATATTGTTCTTAATATAAATAAAAATTTTTTTACTTTAAATATGACAGGATTTGCTTCTTATATAGAAGAGGATGAGATAAAAACCATAAGTATTATTTTGAAAAATTTAACTGATACACTAAGAAAAAAAAATGAAAAGATTGAAGAGTTATATAAAGATTTAGTAACAGAATTACCAAATAGACACTCTCTTATAAACTATCTAAATAAAGAAGAAAAAAAAGCATCTTTAGTTTTAGTTAGCTTAGATAATTTTAAAAAATACAAACAAACTTATGGCTTTGTATTTGCAGATAATATTTTAAAAAATTTAGCTAATGAGATAAAAAACTACTCTTTAAAAATTGATTCAAATAAAAAAACTTTTTATAAACTTGAAAGCTCTATTTTTGCAATAGTTGTAGAGATTAATGAAGATTCAACTACAAATCAGATAAAAGAATTTGCACAAAAACTAATAGATTATTTTGATAAGTATATTGTTAAAATTGATAAACTAACTATAGATATCTCAGTAACCATAGGTTCAAGTACTTTAGGAACTACAGATTTATTACTTGAATCATTTATTGCGTTAGATGCAGCATATACAAGTAAAAGCCCCTATAAATGTTATAAAGAATTAAAAAATCCTAAAGATATTTATATAAAAAATATCACAATGCAACAAAAAGTTAAAAAAGCTTTAGCAAAAGATTTAGTGGTTCCCTACTTTCAACCAATTGTTGATAAAAATATGAATCTAATAAAATATGAATCTCTAGCAAGAGTTATAGACCCAGATGATAATAAAAATATCATCTCACCATATTTCTTCCTAGATGTTGTTCAAGACTCAAAAGTATATGAGATATTTACCATGACCATGATTAAAAAATCAATTGAAGCTTCACTGCTTTTTAAACAATCAATAAGTATAAATCTATCATATGAAGATATTACAAACCCAGTAATAATAAACTATTTGGAAAAAGTACTTAAAAATCATCCTTATCCTATTACTTTAGAATTTTTGGAATCTGAAGGTTTACAAGATATTGAAAAAACAAACAATTTTTGTAGCATTATGAAAAGTTATGGTGCAAAAATAGCTATTGATGATTTTGGTTCTGGATATTCAAACTATGATTACTTTTTTGATGTTCCACTTGATGTAATTAAACTTGACGGTTCAATAGTAAAAAGAATTACAGATTATAAAGGTTATATTCTTATAGAATCTATAGTCTCTTTTGCCAAAAAATTAGATATAAAAGTTATAGCAGAGTTTGTAGAAGATGAAATAATTTTTGAAAAACTAAAATCTTTGGATGTTGATTATTATCAAGGATACTATTTTGATAAACCAAAACCTTTAGAAGAGATTTTAAAGAAAACATAA
- a CDS encoding biopolymer transporter ExbD, giving the protein MRKKRETIAPDLTPMIDVVFILLIFFIVSSVFKKEELALILDLPSSEAQEVEIEPKHISLEISKDEFAIYGKVVSLEELDKHLSKVTDKNKNIIVRIDKNVVYEKVVKVLDSLQKYSLNNLSLVTNKEK; this is encoded by the coding sequence ATGAGAAAAAAAAGAGAAACTATAGCTCCTGATTTAACACCAATGATTGATGTGGTGTTTATATTATTGATATTTTTTATTGTTTCTTCGGTATTCAAAAAAGAGGAACTTGCACTTATTTTAGACCTTCCCTCTTCAGAGGCTCAAGAAGTAGAAATAGAACCTAAACATATCTCACTGGAAATAAGTAAAGATGAGTTTGCTATTTATGGAAAAGTTGTAAGCTTAGAAGAATTAGATAAACATCTATCAAAAGTTACAGATAAAAATAAAAATATCATTGTAAGAATTGACAAAAATGTTGTTTATGAAAAGGTAGTAAAAGTGCTTGATAGCTTACAAAAATATAGTCTAAATAATTTATCTCTAGTTACAAATAAGGAAAAATAA
- a CDS encoding MotA/TolQ/ExbB proton channel family protein gives MFLVDLVSELNLMEYINRGGIIVYILIALNILGFSIMLWKFIELFIAKFQKDSTANKITNLIKENDDKYEEKVLRNALDKYLNKLESGLNTIKIIASISPLLGLLGTVIGVLNSFDSISKSGLGDPAIFSTGISIALVTTVAGLIVAIPHYIGYNYLIGFIDNLEHKIEERVIVKL, from the coding sequence ATGTTTTTAGTTGATTTAGTAAGTGAATTAAATCTTATGGAATATATAAATAGAGGTGGAATTATAGTTTATATTCTAATTGCACTAAATATATTAGGATTTTCAATAATGTTATGGAAATTTATTGAACTTTTTATTGCAAAATTTCAAAAAGATTCAACTGCAAATAAGATAACAAATCTAATAAAAGAAAATGATGATAAATATGAAGAAAAAGTTTTAAGAAATGCTTTAGATAAATACTTAAATAAACTAGAATCTGGATTAAATACTATAAAAATCATAGCTTCAATCTCACCACTTTTAGGACTACTTGGAACTGTAATTGGAGTATTAAACTCTTTTGATTCTATTTCTAAATCAGGTTTAGGAGATCCAGCTATATTTTCTACTGGTATCTCAATTGCACTGGTAACTACAGTTGCAGGACTTATTGTTGCTATTCCTCACTATATAGGATACAACTATTTAATAGGTTTTATTGATAATTTAGAACATAAAATTGAAGAAAGAGTTATAGTAAAACTATGA